The following is a genomic window from Azospirillaceae bacterium.
AGCGGTATCAGGATCAGACTCCCACCCGAGGTAGCTCGTGCTGCCGTCAGATCCCGGACCGATCAGCGACCGATGGTGCTGCGCAGATGGGCCGCCAGGTCGCCCCGGGCCACGGCGGCCTGATCGCCGCTGTCCAGCCGCTTCACCGTGACGGTGCCGGCGGCCTTCTCATCCGGCCCCATCATCAGCACGACGGGGATGCCGGCGCGGTCGGCGTACTTCATCTGTTTGGCGATCTTCGCCGGCTCCAGATGCACCTCGACATTCAGGCCGGCGGTGCGCAGCTCACCCGCCAGGGCCAGATAGTCGGGCAGCAGCTCGGGCGCGAACTGGGTGACCAGCACGTCGATGGTGCTGGTCTGGTCCTTCACCAGGCCGGCCTGGTCCAGCACGTAGAACAGGCGGGTGGCACCGATGGAAATGCCGACACCCGGCAGCTTGCTCTTGGTGTACTGGCTGGCCAGGTTGTCGTAGCGCCCGCCGGAGCAGACGCTGCCCATCTGCGGGAAGTCGGTCAGGAAGGTCTCATACACCGTGCCGGTGTAGTAATCGAGACCGCGGGTGATGGAGAAGTTGACCCGGAAATGGCTGTCCGGCACGCCCAGCGCGCGCAGGCCCGCCACCACCTGGCTCAGCTCATCCAGGCCGGCCTGGGCCAGGTCACTGCCGCCGGCCAAATCCTTGGCCTGGGCCAGCATTTCATCCGTGGTGCCGTCGATGCCGACGAAGGCCAGGATGGCGTCCGCCACCTCGGCCGACAGCGCCTGTTCGCCGGTCAGGGTGGTGCGCACGGCTTCCACGCCCACCTTGGGCAGCTTGTCGATCTCGCGCAGGACGGCGGCCTGGGCCTCGCCCTCGGTCAGTCCCAACCCTTCCAGGAATCCCCGCAGGATCTTGCGGTTGGACAGGTTGATCTGGAAGGGGCCGACATTGATGCCCACCGCCGCCAGGTCGCGGAACAC
Proteins encoded in this region:
- the hisS gene encoding histidine--tRNA ligase — translated: MALIAPRTPPGTMELLPSKQIAFQRMLDTIRRGYERFGFLQIETPVFETVDVLLTKSGGETEKQIYFVQSTGALEQGKRPEIALRFDLTVPTARYVAEHEHDLSFPFRRYQIQRVYRGERAQKGRYREFYQCDIDVIGKDSLSVAYDAEMPAVIYTVFRDLAAVGINVGPFQINLSNRKILRGFLEGLGLTEGEAQAAVLREIDKLPKVGVEAVRTTLTGEQALSAEVADAILAFVGIDGTTDEMLAQAKDLAGGSDLAQAGLDELSQVVAGLRALGVPDSHFRVNFSITRGLDYYTGTVYETFLTDFPQMGSVCSGGRYDNLASQYTKSKLPGVGISIGATRLFYVLDQAGLVKDQTSTIDVLVTQFAPELLPDYLALAGELRTAGLNVEVHLEPAKIAKQMKYADRAGIPVVLMMGPDEKAAGTVTVKRLDSGDQAAVARGDLAAHLRSTIGR